The genomic stretch tctaaacaaggccttacttgaCGTAGCGAAGTTCTTCCAAACCTTTTAATGCAAAATGGTGTGAAGTTTTCCTAAATCTTTTAATGCTACAtctctctctcaaaaaaaaatttgtggCTACAGAGATGAGCGCCTCTTCGTCTTCAGGTAGCAGATTTCTGCtgtgctgctgctactgctgcaGGGCTGGGTCTGGCCGCAGTGGCCGGAGGCGGCGGTGTCCAGCGCATCTACGACGGCGGCACTGGCGACCGGGGCATCCGACCTTAGTTGCCACCGCGCCTCTGCTGGTCCTGTAACCGTCGGCGAGTCCATGCTGCTATACTGGGTACTCCATCCTCACCTCGAGTCCACGACGCGACGCCGAAGATGTAGCTCCAGCCACAGCCTACAGCCTTTGTGCCGTCCATCAACAGCTGCAAGGACATTAGCTGGTGTTGCCTCCACCACTGCCTGCAATGTGTTCGACAAAATGTCCCGCTCACTCTAATTTTCTGTTAAAAGGTTTACATGCTAAACATTGATGCACCTGATAGATTTTGCAAAGTTCTCTATGCAAGACATGCAAGTTACATGATTCTTTGGAACGAAATCTGCATGTTTCACAAGATTTGATTTCTGGAAATTAGTTATTGTGTGAGTCGATTTGGATTAGCAATTGTTTCAATTCACAAAGGCATGCTGCTTTCCAGCATTTTGATATAGCCCACCAAAGTCACCAAGACAATTAGTGTTGGATCACACATATTCAGTGTCCCTTTTTAGCCATCACGATGTTTTTTGGTAAGCATTCTATGCAACCAGATGTTGTAGCTAATATGAATTGCTCACATCTCAGTACTGAATGTATAATGCAAATGTAGATTAGAGGAGACATCCAATATACTTCAGTGCCCCTTTTTAGCCATCAGATATTGTTTTTGGTAAGCACTGTATGCAACCAGATGTTGTAGCTAATATGAAATGTTCACATCTTAGTATTGACTGGATGCAAATTTACAGATCAGAGAAGACATTCTTATATGTTTGATCTGAGAAACTGGTGGAGCTTATGAAGCATATTATCATTGTTACTTGAACAAGAGTCTATACCACTAGATGTAGGAGTAGTGCTATTGGTCTTGCTCATACAATCCAGAAGGACCCAGTtacaaataattttatctatcaGAATGGAGCAATGGTAAGACAGACCTTATGGTTTCTGTACCTCAAACTAAAAATGCACTCCAATGATTTCCAACGTATCCAATTATCAGACCTTGTTTATGCTCATCTACAATTGATTTTGTTTTGCCATAGCATCAAGGAATTCTCAAAAGTATATCTCATAATGCAGTTGTTTATACGCGTGAACAACATGGTTCCGAATCAACAGCTGCATTCGTTTACAATGTACAAATACAATGGGTTGTGCACAGGGGCGAAGCCACGTTGGCTTTCCCTGGTGCACGTCCACCATGGTAAAATAATAGTTTGTTAATACCTGCCTTAAATTTTCCATATATTTTCTTTCAAATTTTATACATTCCTTTATGTTTGATAGAGTGTGCACCAGGGTTAGTTTTGAGGTGGCTTCGCCCCTGGTTGTGCAGCTGGTCTGCTCAACGGAGGGCGTGGCAAAGCCTCATCTGTCTTTCTAGTAGATTAGTTAATTCAAAGCATGAACCATGAACATGCCAAAGGTGAAGCCATACAACACTCCCACGGATCATTTCTAATTTATATAAACACACTTACTTTTTTGAACAATAAATGTAGATTACATAATTTAAAATCACAACATCAAGTAAGGAGCAACGAAATGAGTAGCAGATTCTGATATCAACTCTTGGTATCCATTTTTCTTGTCAGAGAGGCCAAGCCAACAACTGCTTGCACGTAAACCCAGTCATACAATGTATCATAGAATGTGAAGCAAGCAATTCTCCATTTGGTCTTGAACAATAGGATGCAGAAGACTGTCCAGAGCCCTATCACAAATCCGGAACTCATGCcaaggaaaaggaaaacattGTCGCTTCCATCCTTGTGATCTTCTGGAGCAGCAGGGACCAAGTTAGTTTCAGGACAtttctttgtgagaggaggacCGCAGAGACCTGGGTTGCCAACATAGATTGATGCCTGACCATCGAGCACTTGCAGCTGATTTCCAGATGGTATCTTTCCTGATAGATTGTTGTATGACAGGTTCAAGTGGCTCAAATATGTGAGAGCTGATAAGCTTGTGGGGATTTCACCGGATAGCTCATTGTGTGATAGGTCGAGGGATTCTACTTGTGCCAAGTCACCAACTTTTCTTGGAATTTCTCCACTTAAGGCATTCCATGACAAATTCAAATTATTCAGTGCAACAAGAGTGCAGATCTCTTCAGGTATCTCACCAGTAAGATTGTTACAAGATAAATCCAGATTCACCATATAAATTATTTCTCCTGTGTATAGCTGCTCTTGACCTTTTGTGACTACAGTAAAACTGTCATTATAATCCATCATTTCAATTGAATCAATTAGCATTCCAGAAGCCAGTGGATCTTCATAGTCATGGTCGTTGTCACCTGTTGCTGTTAGTGTCATCCTCTTCCAGTTGACAATAGATTTTGGTATGACACCTGAGAAGTTATTGTAGGCAAAGTCCAAATACTGAAGATTAATCAGATTCGCCAATTCCACTGGAATGTGACCGCAAAACATATTATGCCTTAACCGCAAGAAAGTCAAGGATGGTAGCTTATCCCCAATCCATGACGGTAAAGTCCCAAGGAATTGATTATCTGACAgatcaaggaatatgagttcCTGGCAGTTTCGGAGAAATAATGGAAATTCACCAGAGAGGTGGTTATTTCTTAAGCTTAGAGTACGAATATGCAAACTTGTCATGTTTGTTGTGTATTCATAGCCCAGGCAATCAGGAAGCGATCCAGTGAGATTATTACTTGAGATATCTAAGAAATATAGCAACTGCAGCTTGCAAAATGAAGATGGGACAGTGCCAGAAATGGAGTTGTTATATAGAAAAAGTGTTGCAAGCCTGGGCGCTCTAAAATCCATTGGCAGTGGACCATATAAATTGTTTCTACTAAGATCCAGTTCAGTTATATTAATAGGGAGCTTAGGTATTGGACCACTGAACTGGTTAGAACTTAGATCCATTGCAGAAGCTCTCATAAGTTCCATTTGAGGTGATAGAAAACCACTAATTTGATTTCTTCTCATGTTCAGATAGTAAACCGAAGAAGCCATTGTCCAGAACCAATCTGGAACCATGTCAGATATGCTTGTGTTTGAGATATCGAGACTGTACATATTTGTTTGCCATCTGAGCCAAGTTGGAAATTTAGGCCCCAAGATGCATGACCGAAGTTCAAGCACTGTAAGATTAAAGGGAGGAACCCAAGTCGAGTTCACTCTGATGGCTATGGAGTTGTCAGACAGAGACACGCTGTCCAAGTTTACTAGCCCTGACAAATGCCCTTCATGCAAGTCACCGTCTAGGTTATTGGAGCTTAGGTCTAACTCTCTTAGATTTGTGAGCTGTCCTATCGACAGTGGCACGGGACCGGTGAGGTTGTTGGAGCTTAGGTCCAAGTCAGTTAGATACGTGAGCTGTCCTACCCACAGTGGCATGGAACCAGTGAGCTTGTTATCACCAAGATCAAGCCATGCCAAATTTCTGAAGGTTTCTAATTTGGCTGGTAGGTTTCCTGTCAGATTGCTGAAGTGTACAACCAATGTTTTCAATTTGTTCCATGAACAACTTGGTAAACGTTTGAAAAATTCTGCTATACTACCATTGATGTTGTTAGACAAAAATAACTCTTCCAGACTACAAAGATTTTTCAAGTTTGAAGGTATCATGCCCACAAGGTCATTTCCTGATAAATCAAGTCGCACCATGGAGGTCATATTCCCTAACTCATACGGAAATGGACCATGCAAGTGATTGAATGAGACATCAAGTTGCTTGAGGCTAGTTAAATACCAAAACCAGTTGGGTGCGATATGCTTGTGGAAACGGTTAGCCGAAATGCTGAGAGATTCAAGAGATGTCAGATTTGAATCCGAAAGAGAATCTGGGCAGGTGCTAAGGTCACAGAAAGAAAGATCAAGActcacaagagaaggaagcatgTTCACGACGGAAACCCAGTTGGTGATGGTACTGAGGTTCACCCAGCTCATGTCGAGGTGCTCAAGGGATGATAACCGTGACAGCCAGGTGATATCAGTGGAGTGCGTGTCACCAAAAATGGAATCAAGATTCATGTAACGCAAGTTGGAGAGGTTACCGAGCTGTGGTGGTATCCTTCCAACTAAGCTGGACATCGACAGGTCGAGATATCTCAATTCATGTAAAGAGCCCAGGAACTCAGGTATTTTCACCATGCTGAACCGGTTGCAGCTAAGGTCGAGATACTGCAAGTGCTGCAAAGCAACAAGTGAGGAGCTTATGTTACCTCCAAGCACCTGCTTAACACAGTTGTAGTAGTCCGGGCCTTGTAGATCGAGCTTAACAACATGACCTGTTGTGTTACTGCATTGGACGCCCTTCCATTTGCAACAGTTATCTCCCTCCCCCCATGATGACAGGCGGTTTGCAGGGTCTGAAAGGCCAGCTCTGAAGGCGAGGAGAGCTGACCGTTCATGGGCTATGCACCTCTTGAATGTATTATTTGTGTGGGTAGATGCCTCTGTGGAGCTCTTGATGTGGGTAAAAACGAGCAGGGTTATGGCTATCTGGATGCCGGAGATGTCAAGCCTGGCCATGAAAAGATtcttgctttgctttgctttggaTCTATCTGTTCTTCTTTGCGAGGAGCGCTTTGGTCTGAAGTAATATAACAAGTTAATCTACCTTTATGTGATTGATGTCCTCTGAGTGACTGGTGTGTCATGAAAAGATTGGAGAAGCAATTTCCTAGCTCCTGCCAGTCAAAGTCATAGTCCAAAAATTGAAAGATTGCCGGTGCTATTCTAGGCCATATATTCGTAAGGCCAAAATTTCTTTATGTTATGTTTTTCATCAAATaatttctttctttttgagaAGATTAAACGGATGTCCATGCTATTTATTGATAGGGCCTAAATTGACCAATGCAAGCACCTTTTTTATTAATTTTATTTATTAGTTAtcaatattattattgttatcatcatcattattgttattattatggACGTTGTTGCCACTTGattaagtactccctccattcattTATCTCCATCTAAATTAAAaatttttattcaaaatctcTTTCATATTAGTTTGGAACTTGACTATATTTATTGTCCTTTTGCTGCTCATTACCCACCATTTGTCTGTATTTATTGTCTCTTTGTTGTTTATTGGTTGTTCTTTGCATGTGGCTCCTCATGTATGCTCAACCCGAGATGATTAAATACAAAGTTGTTGGGGAacagctgcatccttccccctggtagcgtcgaaggttatccttcacccgaggaacctccgacgcctgaagcgtcggaggatatccttcaggcgtcggaggatatccttcaTCGGAAAAtactaatgttgacgactcgtctggtcgtgctaagtgtgtgcagggactgagacaccggcggaggtCCACGAGCAAGGAAAGGggggaacctccgaccctcccgggtCGGAGGACGGCGGGAGAACGCTGCCAGGCCGAGGGACCTCCGACTCGACCAGGCTAAGGAGGaactcccggggtggccgggtcgagcaac from Sorghum bicolor cultivar BTx623 chromosome 3, Sorghum_bicolor_NCBIv3, whole genome shotgun sequence encodes the following:
- the LOC8082499 gene encoding probable leucine-rich repeat receptor-like protein kinase At1g35710, producing the protein MARLDISGIQIAITLLVFTHIKSSTEASTHTNNTFKRCIAHERSALLAFRAGLSDPANRLSSWGEGDNCCKWKGVQCSNTTGHVVKLDLQGPDYYNCVKQVLGGNISSSLVALQHLQYLDLSCNRFSMVKIPEFLGSLHELRYLDLSMSSLVGRIPPQLGNLSNLRYMNLDSIFGDTHSTDITWLSRLSSLEHLDMSWVNLSTITNWVSVVNMLPSLVSLDLSFCDLSTCPDSLSDSNLTSLESLSISANRFHKHIAPNWFWYLTSLKQLDVSFNHLHGPFPYELGNMTSMVRLDLSGNDLVGMIPSNLKNLCSLEELFLSNNINGSIAEFFKRLPSCSWNKLKTLVVHFSNLTGNLPAKLETFRNLAWLDLGDNKLTGSMPLWVGQLTYLTDLDLSSNNLTGPVPLSIGQLTNLRELDLSSNNLDGDLHEGHLSGLVNLDSVSLSDNSIAIRVNSTWVPPFNLTVLELRSCILGPKFPTWLRWQTNMYSLDISNTSISDMVPDWFWTMASSVYYLNMRRNQISGFLSPQMELMRASAMDLSSNQFSGPIPKLPINITELDLSRNNLYGPLPMDFRAPRLATLFLYNNSISGTVPSSFCKLQLLYFLDISSNNLTGSLPDCLGYEYTTNMTSLHIRTLSLRNNHLSGEFPLFLRNCQELIFLDLSDNQFLGTLPSWIGDKLPSLTFLRLRHNMFCGHIPVELANLINLQYLDFAYNNFSGVIPKSIVNWKRMTLTATGDNDHDYEDPLASGMLIDSIEMMDYNDSFTVVTKGQEQLYTGEIIYMVNLDLSCNNLTGEIPEEICTLVALNNLNLSWNALSGEIPRKVGDLAQVESLDLSHNELSGEIPTSLSALTYLSHLNLSYNNLSGKIPSGNQLQVLDGQASIYVGNPGLCGPPLTKKCPETNLVPAAPEDHKDGSDNVFLFLGMSSGFVIGLWTVFCILLFKTKWRIACFTFYDTLYDWVYVQAVVGLASLTRKMDTKS